Proteins from one Podospora pseudoanserina strain CBS 124.78 chromosome 1, whole genome shotgun sequence genomic window:
- a CDS encoding hypothetical protein (BUSCO:EOG09260SR2; EggNog:ENOG503Q31B; COG:K; COG:L): protein MAQFKQWALEYVLADDEPVQLQLTKKAAKEIEDSRASSTVVGNWAASVHQWMTLTHSNDDDQMEDEDERANGDIVSRAKALGFLAGTLEALDKTILRPDQVQRLIGFFGAMFSYDHKAGITASAKALRQLYSMKNFKPDMGIKVLEDVSKLKEDFRLQTAVTRLELYELFLSLVEDPAVSSELQHKYGSSCGFALDLLQLCSSERDPRNLMIWFKIIRRLLTEFSPSPEVTEEIFKAFSAYFPISLRSSATPIGITAEDLKEAVRNCFSSHQRVAPFAFPFLMQKLDQGDAVTVAVKVDILRTIKACIEEYENPQASVVPYIKKIWGSLKYEVRNGEVKESIDATIEVLRAIARKLDGSKTHKHEVTLLKNYIDLVFGDCKDDLSNPTYTKQAGLLLLTVVTASIKGYVFYNASFIDIIRQNLRQPKSPTHTRDLLLLVNSILKTRIELFKNRKVGHPDDEEQLRSEPRTHLVSLFHDVYLPIWTGKASESDFKESDVLKQVALGLGLLVSQQALDTKGEVSLLCSGAICFEICNLLTVTLVKPLTLSSNDNQSQDATLEDDVVLALRTIVMSYTDGYGHILKPARKEIQKRDWTGPSEYSLEALKILLSRLAFIGCSEIPTQVKSDTEPEHPYSPLRHYDAWLRTLVYLFPLSAQSLTANSYILSSLHASVIWFRDACEARYGTGALAQYSNSDKNWLAEFEQLPGTFFSQAEGQSILPDEVASSFGEDDPETYLQFLRLSLFIVRGFYKGANSEAPWSEQALVQLAQTAALVVRSLDEKSQVSCNLAREAFSLFKTSEDKPCASPLSGLLTVGILQGLHPGAMIELYQPGGVAEKFICDTSDLGSSPRASDIKAAVGAIYSNKYPAGPAASEEYQTLKRGLEFWTNYIKNAVRSSDIDSGSFHSFTNVGMHTVAGAVARQEKFVLDLIPILHEAAASPSPNGEIVARSMGILVQPNSEVLNKESHANIKRFYKQWAYNFLVRPLYDLARPGSDKDPKATARYSIMILSVVKNCPFTVYQDDLESLLRLLVTALSNKKDDSVLSEEAAQAQVIAALEILVDILANEPSALKGFLKEIISGTTKVYQESATSNKTLHKTLTTCRKLSLQVLGALPKTFEERYLLSFSRPTQRMLASACGDPVRKVREAARSARANWAKVV, encoded by the exons ATGGCACAATTCAAGCAGTGGGCACTGGAATATGTGCTTGCTGACGATGAGCCTGTGCAGTTACAACTCACCAAGAAAGCCGCCAAGG AGATTGAGGATTCCCGAGCAAGCAGCACCGTTGTGGGAAACTGGGCAGCCTCTGTTCACCAATGGATGACCTTGACGCATTCCAACGACGATGACCAAatggaagatgaagatgaaagGGCAAATGGTGATATTGTTTCCAGAGCGAAAG CTCTGGGTTTTCTCGCCGGCACCTTGGAGGCACTCGACAAAACTATTCTTAGACCCGATCAAG TCCAGCGGTTGATCGGCTTCTTCGGTGCCATGTTTTCCTACGATCACAAAGCAGGCATTACAGCGTCTGCGAAAGCCCTACGACAGCTGTATTCCATGAAGAACTTCAAGCCAGATATGGGGATCAAAGTTTTGGAAGATGTCTCCAAGCTGAAGGAAGATTTCCGGCTACAGACTGCCGTTACCAGACTTGAGCTTTATGAGTTGTTCCTCAGCTTGGTGGAAGACCCAGCAGTCAGCAGCGAACTTCAACACAAGTACGGTTCCTCGTGCGGCTTTgcccttgatctcctccagctctgcTCAAGTGAGCGAGACCCAAGAAACCTTATGATCTGGTTCAAAATCATCAGACGACTCCTCACCGAattctcaccatcacccgaGGTCACCGAAGAGATTTTCAAAGCCTTCTCTGCCTACTTCCCCATTTCTTTGCGGAGCTCGGCCACCCCAATAGGAATCACAGCCGAGGACCTCAAGGAGGCGGTGCGGAACTGTTTTTCATCGCATCAACGTGTTGCCCCTTTTGCCTTTCCATTTCTCATGCAAAAGCTTGATCAAGGGGATGCAGTCACGGTGGCTGTCAAG GTCGACATTCTGAGAACCATCAAGGCGTGTATCGAAGAGTACGAAAACCCGCAGGCTAGCGTTGTCCCATACATCAAAAAGATCTGGGGGTCCCTGAAATACGAAGTACGAAACGGGGAGGTAAAGGAGAGCATCGACGCCACCATCGAAGTGCTCCGTGCTATTGCCAGAAAGCTCGATGGCTCGAAAACTCACAAGCATGAAGTCACCCTGCTGAAGAACTACATCGACCTGGTGTTTGGAGACTGCAAAGACGACCTTTCCAATCCGACCTACACGAAACAAGCAGGTCTTCTGTTATTGACGGTTGTCACCGCAAGCATCAAGGGCTATGTGTTTTACAATGCTAGCTTCATCGATATCATCCGCCAAAATCTTCGACAACCAAAGTCTCCGACTCATACCCGAGACCTTCTGCTACTTGTGAACTCTATTCTCAAGACACGGATAGAGCTCTTCAAGAACCGAAAAGTTGGACATcccgatgatgaggagcaaTTACGTTCCGAGCCACGCACCCACCTCGTTAGCCTCTTCCACGATGTCTACCTACCAATATGGACTGGCAAGGCCAGTGAATCTGATTTCAAAGAGAGCGATGTCCTGAAACAAGTCgctcttggtcttggcttgCTTGTCAGCCAGCAAGCTTTGGATACGAAGGGCGAGGTGTCACTCCTCTGCTCCGGGGCTATCTGTTTTGAGATCTGCAACCTTCTCACTGTCACACTTGTGAAGCCTTTGACCCTGAGTTCAAATGACAATCAGAGCCAGGATGCGACGCTGGAAGATGACGTTGTGCTTGCTCTGCGCACAATCGTCATGAGTTACACAGATGGCTATGGGCATATTCTCAAGCCAGCCAGAAAGGAAATCCAGAAGCGCGACTGGACTGGTCCTTCTGAGTATTCGCTGGAGGCTCTGAAGATTCTGCTTTCTCGACTGGCGTTCATCGGGTGCTCAGAAATTCCGACCCAGGTCAAGTCTGACACGGAGCCGGAACACCCATACAGCCCGCTGCGGCACTATGACGCGTGGCTGCGGACGCTAGTATACCTCTTCCCACTGTCGGCTCAGTCCCTTACTGCCAACTCGTACATTTTGTCGTCTCTTCATGCGTCGGTCATATGGTTCCGTGACGCCTGTGAAGCAAGGTACGGGACTGGTGCACTGGCCCAGTATTCAAATAGCGACAAGAACTGGCTTGCGGAATTTGAGCAGCTTCCAGGTACATTCTTCAGTCAGGCGGAGGGTCAATCTATACTGCCAGACGAAGTTGCTTCAagctttggcgaggatgacCCCGAGACGTATCTCCAGTTCCTGCGACTCAGCTTGTTCATCGTGAGGGGATTTTACAAGGGTGCCAATAGTGAAGCACCATGGTCAGAGCAAGCGCTTGTTCAGCTTGCTCAGACGGCTGCCTTGGTTGTGCGAAGCCTCGATGAAAAGTCGCAGGTGTCTTGTAATCTGGCCCGCGAGGCATTCAGCTTGTTCAAGACCTCCGAGGACAAGCCCTGCGCTAGCCCATTGAGTGGGTTACTCACAGTTGGTATTCTTCAGGGACTTCACCCGGGTGCTATGATTGAACTG TATCAACCCGGAGGTGTAGCAGAGAAGTTTATCTGCGATACATCCGACCTTGGCTCCTCGCCACGAGCAAGCGATATCAAGGCCGCCGTTGGAGCCATCTATTCCAACAAGTACCCAGCTGGACCTGCTGCATCTGAGGAATACCAGACCTTGAAGCGTGGTTTGGAATTCTGGACGAACTATATCAAGAACGCCGTCAGATCATCAGACATCGACTCTGGCAGCTTCCACTCCTTCACGAACGTTGGTATGCACACCGTTGCCGGGGCCGTGGCCCGTCAAGAGAAATTCGTCCTTGACCTCATCCCTATCCTCCACGAGGCGGCTGCTAGCCCCAGCCCCAACGGGGAAATCGTCGCTCGTTCCATGGGCATCCTAGTCCAACCCAACAGCGAAGTTTTGAACAAGGAGAGCCACGCGAACATCAAGCGGTTCTACAAGCAATGGGCTTACAACTTCCTCGTCCGCCCATTATACGACCTTGCCCGCCCAGGTAGCGACAAGGACCCCAAGGCCACAGCCCGTTACTCCATCATGATTCTCTCAGTGGTCAAGAACTGTCCTTTTACCGTCTACCAGGACGATCTCGAGTCTCTGCTGCGTCTCCTTGTCACCGCACTGAGCAACAAGAAGGACGACAGTGTCCTCTCCGAGGAGGCCGCGCAGGCGCAGGTGATTGCCGCTTTGGAAATCCTGGTTGATATCCTGGCCAACGAGCCAAGCGCTCTCAAGGGTTTCTTGAAGGAGATCATCAGTGGGACGACCAAGGTGTACCAGGAATCAGCCACCTCGAACAAGACGCTCCACAAGACTCTGACGACCTGCCGGAAGTTGTCACTGCAGGTGCTCGGTGCGCTACCAAAGACGTTTGAGGAGCGCTATCTCCTTTCTTTCTCGCGCCCAACACAGCGCATGCTGGCTTCGGCGTGTGGCGACCCTGTGAGAAAGGTGCGTGAGGCTGCGCGGTCAGCCAGGGCTAACTGGGCGAAAGTTGTTTAG
- the SPC2 gene encoding signal peptidase complex subunit spc2 (BUSCO:EOG09265B95; COG:S; EggNog:ENOG503P41E), translating to MATQEKITVYNLADLKNTTDDAIPNYLTSLSFTPSHLLTDVRLALGFSAFALSAACFAWDYNFGFESTKTYTAFAVALYTILNGLLTFWIFYVEKGTIYQGTSPKGDKIRISTETKKNVPVYHMTIEVKDGKTGERKTLKISRSFTEWFDAAGRFVAAPLQTVLAQGVDVVGRVDTKRANAAKVEGGEAGPSAVYTPEMLAMLSGEGVSVVGSAAETARGTEAAEAKKGGKRRKN from the exons ATGGCCACCCAGGAAAAGATCACGGTCTACAACTTAGCAG ACCTCAAaaacaccaccgacgacgccatccccaactacctcacctctctctccttcaccccctcccacctcctcaccgacgTCCGCCTCGCTCTCGGCTTCTCCGCGTtcgccctctccgccgcctgcTTCGCCTGGGACTACAACTTCGGCTTCGAGTCCACAAAAACTTACACCGCCTTCGCCGTCGCCCTctacaccatcctcaacggACTCCTCACCTTCTGGATCTTCTATGTCGAAAAGGGCACAATCTACCAGGGCACCTCCCCAAAAGGTGACAAGATCCGGATTTCGACCGAGACAAAAAAGAATGTACCAGTCTATCACATGACGATTGAGgtcaaggatgggaagacaggggagaggaagacgTTGAAGATTAGCAGGAGTTTTACCGAGTGGTTTGATGCCGCGGGGAGGTTTGTTGCGGCACCGTTGCAGACTGTGTTGGCGcagggggtggatgttgttgggagggttgaTACCAAGAGGGCGAATGCTGCAAaggttgagggtggggaggcaggGCCGTCGGCGGTATATACTCCTGAGATGTTGGCTATGTTgagtggtgagggggttagTGTTGTTGGGTCTGCGGCCGAGACGGCGAGGGGGACGGAGGCGGCTgaggcgaagaaggggggaaagaggaggaagaactAG
- a CDS encoding hypothetical protein (EggNog:ENOG503NUT3; COG:S; BUSCO:EOG0926431P): MAQVPVQTIHRDPQLFYWILFPITIVMILTGILRHYATVLMSSAPKPLDLRSTREQRSLLHGISLRTNFHVLSPRSFHSRRDAVITAYESGAYLKDPERKGQPPANPMTDPSSMDGMMGMMKNQMAMIIPNTLIMSWINAFFSGYVIMKLPFPLTIKFKSMLQAGVGTKDMDPRWMSSISWYFLCMFGLQSVFNFLLGNDNAASQMAQQMGQMGPQAPQMFGPGVDPNKQFLAEAENLAVIEHHSVLDGVEQRLLEGIRV, from the exons ATGGCGCAAGTACCAGTCCAGACGATCCATAGGGATCCCCAGTTATT ctACTGgatcctcttccccatcaccataGTCATGATCCTCACCGGCATCCTCCGCCACTACGCCACAGTCCTCATGTCCTCCGCCCCCAAACCCCTCGACCTCCGCTCCACCCGCGAGCAGCgttccctcctccacggcatCTCCCTCCGCACCAACTTCCACGTCCTCTCTCCCCGCTCCTTCCACTCCCGCCGCGACGCCGTCATTACCGCCTACGAATCAGGCGCATACCTCAAAGACCCAGAGAGAAAGGGTCAGCCCCCGGCAAACCCAATGACAGACCCGAGCTCGATGGACGGGATGATGGGCATGATGAAGAACCAGATGGCTATGATCATCCCCAACACGCTGATCATGAGCTGGATCAATGCTTTTTTCAGCGGTTATGTTATTA TGAAATTACCCTTCCCACTGACCATCAAGTTCAAGAGTATGCTTCAGGCTGGTGTGGGAACCAAGGACATGGACCCGAGGTGGATGTCAAGTATCAGTTGGTACTTTTTGTGCATGTTTGGTTTGCAGTCTGTGTTCAACTTTTTGCTTGGCAATGACAATG CTGCCAGCCAAATGGCTCAGCAGATGGGCCAGATGGGCCCTCAGGCGCCACAAATGTTCGGCCCTGGTGTTGACCCCAATAAGCAGTTCCTGGCCGAGGCGGAGAACCTGGCTGTGATTGAACACCATTCGGTTCTGGACGGTGTCGAACAGCGGCTTCTTGAGGGAATTAGGGTATAA
- the rpc25 gene encoding DNA-directed RNA polymerase III complex subunit Rpc25 (COG:K; EggNog:ENOG503P1TA), with the protein MWIVTKIADLVQLKPQDFYKTSLEAIEDKINEKYANKVIPNIGLCVCVWDITDASEGLIGQYDGFVNINVEFHMVVFRPHRGEVIQARIKEQTSQGMRQPARVALVTNRRHSVEAEKVWLWKSDEETQLYYDTHEIVRFMVLEERWYTQPPTKPKESTDSDAPTKTTYQAPYSIIGTMAAPGLGITLWWE; encoded by the exons ATGTGGATTGTC ACCAAAATCGCCGATCTGGTGCAGCTCAAGCCCCAAGACTTCTACAAGACCAGTCTTGAAGCCATCGAGGACAAGATCAATGAGAAATATGCCAACAAAGTCATTCCAAACATCGGCCTCTGCGTCTGCGTATGGGACATCACCGATGCCTCAGAAGGTCTGATAGGACAATACGATGGTTTTGTCAACATAAATG TTGAGTTCCACATGGTGGTCTTCCGGCCACACAGGGGCGAAGTTATCCAGGCACGTATCAAGGAGCAAACTTCCCAAGGCATGCGGC AACCTGCTCGAGTCGCCCTTGTCACTAACCGCCGCCATAGTGTCGAGGCCGAAAAGGTCTGGCTTTGGAAGTCTGACGAGGAAACACAGCTGTACTATGACACCCATGAAATCGTGCGCTTCATGGTTCTCGAGGAGAGGTGGTACacccagccaccaacaaaaccaaaGGAGTCCACTGATTCCGATGCGCCAACAAAAACCACCTACCAGGCCCCATATTCCATAATTGGGACAATGGCCGCCCCTGGTCTTGGCATCACCTTGTGGTGGGAGTGA
- a CDS encoding hypothetical protein (EggNog:ENOG503P0F4; COG:S) — MSYNYGPPPPPPQPAPPSSSPTGYNSYGATRGGHGGRGRGGHGNGDRGGFHQPAPAYGYGQPQYGPQAPGPYAGPHPAQPGYPQQPQQQWHPEHGQQQQHAQHPSSQPPHGSLPAQNYHPNYAPQIYQPQAPYGSQPQYPHAGPPPYGPGYPTGAPHQGPPAQQWGSHPQQTPPTSGPYGGGGRGGRGGYNNDRGGPKGQMMGPPIRIGFDNSNSQPPPAPVSAPYPPQPYGGPHGPPAPYAAPYSAYPPPAPYMPGPAPFDGHTGHNPRHHNRGGGFHNNSKNRSHFGGDKHRNRNQNKGQASQTPPTHHQKPDAASASKKKKRKTNTLGLTPGDESEEDLENEEERLTELIGAEAPNPQTSAELAAWIAERRAKFPTKAKIEAAKKATGKTQNGDASKDSESDLVQKAEKLRKQLKKVESSIKRKREQQDEGDEMRDLHLSSSPSTDSKSDDEKPEVMSTRQDSNNLPPPPRKADPTKHCKYYSTGGNCGKRGKCRFVHDATVREAALREREMNGGRMTLQQRLTLNDKEQEDLTIVKTVKYLQDKGLVPKPAPGSAAAAAQPESSTAPQPQPPTVAKKEPGNGLPPIPPVPKYAGWNMNGFGNTGGRSSEQ, encoded by the exons ATGTCGTATAATTACGGacccccaccgcctcctccacaaccagcaccaccgagcAGTTCTCCGACTGGTTATAATTCTTATGGCGCGACGCGTGGAGGGCatggtgggagggggcgTGGAGGTCACGGAAACGGCGATCGCGGTGGCTTTCACCAACCTGCACCTGCATATGGCTACGGGCAACCCCAATACGGCCCTCAGGCTCCGGGTCCTTACGCGGGACCGCATCCCGCTCAACCAGGCtatcctcaacaacctcagcaacagTGGCACCCTGAGCATggtcagcaacagcagcacgcTCAGCACCCATcttctcaaccaccacacgGGTCACTTCCTGCTCAAAACTACCACCCCAACTACGCTCCTCAGATTTATCAACCACAGGCACCCTACGGATCTCAACCACAATACCCTCACGCAGGCCCTCCTCCCTACGGCCCGGGTTATCCAACAGGAGCACCCCATCAAGGTCCTCCAGCTCAACAGTGGGGCAGTCATCCTCAACAAACACCTCCTACATCAGGACCgtatggtggaggtgggcgaGGTGGCCGCGGCGGTTATAACAACGACCGCGGTGGACCCAAAGGGCAAATGATGGGGCCCCCCATCAGGATAGGATTTGATAACAGCAactctcaaccacctcccgcTCCAGTGAGCGCACCATACCCACCTCAACCTTACGGTGGACCTCACGGTCCTCCTGCACCGTACGCTGCGCCGTACTCCGcatatcctcctccagcaccataCATGCCTGGGCCAGCGCCATTTGACGGCCATACTGGTCACAATCCCCGCCATCACAATCGTGGCGGTGGTTTTCATAACAATTCCAAAAACCGTTCCCACTTTGGCGGCGACAAGCATCGCAATCGCAACCAAAACAAGGGACAGgcctcccaaacccctccgACCCATCATCAGAAGCCTGATGCTGCGTCGGcgagcaaaaagaagaagcgcaagaCTAACACACTGGGCCTAACACCTGGAGATGAGTCTGAGGAAGACTTGGAGAATGAAGAAGAACGTCTGACCGAGTTGATCGGCGCCGAGGCCCCAAA TCCCCAAACCTCGGCCGAGCTTGCTGCGTGGATTGCTGAACGCCGCGCCAAGTTTCCTACTAAAGCGAAGATCGAGGCCGCCAAGAAGGCAACGGGCAAGACTCAAAATGGTGACGCCAGCAAGGACTCTGAATCCGACCTCGTCCAGAAGGCTGAGAAACTTAGAAAACAACTGAAAAAGGTCGAATCGAGCATCAAGCGGAAGCGCGAACAGCAGGATGAAGGGGACGAGATGAGGGATCTGCATTTGAGCTCATCTCCCTCGACCGATTCTAAATCGGATGACGAGAAGCCTGAAGTCATGTCAACTCGTCAGGattccaacaacctccctcctccgccgagAAAGGCAGACCCGACCAAACACTGCAAGTATTATTCGACGGGCGGCAACTGTGGAAAGCGGGGCAAGTGCCGCTTTGTTCACGATGCCACGGTCCGTGAGGCTGCTTTGAGAGAGCGTGAGATGAACGGCGGGCGCATGACCTTGCAGCAACGTCTCACGCTGAATGacaaggagcaggaggaccTTACCATTGTCAAGACGGTTAAATATCTCCAGGACAAGGGCCTTGTTCCTAAACCAGCTCCAGGttctgcggcggcggcagcgcaGCCCGAATCTAGCAcagccccccagccccaaccccctaCGGTTGCCAAGAAGGAACCAGGCAATGGCCTTCCTCCTATCCCGCCTGTGCCTAAGTATGCTGGCTGGAATATGAACGGGTTCGGCAATACCGGGGGTAGATCGAGTGAGCAGTAG